The genomic DNA ATTCCGGAACTCTGCTTGATGCTGTCCTCGCGGCAGCCTCCTTCTCAGCGATCTCACTCTTCAGATCGGATATCCGATCGTTCATCTGATCGTATTTAGCCTTGAGATCATAGTACTTTTTGCTGTATTTTCCTATATCCTCTGAAGATTCCTTTGCCTTCCATTCCGAGGTGCGGATCTTCAGATCAAGATCCTCCTTTCTCTCCTCCAGCCCAGATCTCTTCTGCATAAGTGCAGCTATATCTGCATTTGTCGAAGATATCCTGTCCCTGATACGTTCGATCTCAGACTCAAGATCCTCTATCTTTTCCTGGTACTCCTTTGATTTTTTGCGGGTCTCAGCCGCATCTATGGCCTTTGCCTGCGCCATGCTGAACAGATCATCGTATTCCTTTTTGATCCTTTCATATCTTTCTTCAAGCAATTTCCTTTTTTCCTTCTTCTCCTGGATCTGCGCATCCAGATCATCTATCTGTCTGTCCAGCCTATCCCTATCTCCTTCGTATTTTGCTATTATCTCCTCGAGCTTTTCGATATTCCTGTTCTTCTCCTCTATGGTGCCACGGATCTTGGCTATTTCTACCTCCACCGCGTGAAGATCCGTTTTGACCCTGTTCATTTCACCGCTGCTGAGTTCATCGATCCTCTTCGCAAATTCCTCCCTCTTCGATCTGGCAATTTCTAGGCCTTTCTCCAGATCTACACGTTCATTCTCCAGCCTTGATATATCTGCAGTAAGTTCTGATATCTGAGATTCTATGGTGCGTTTCTGCCTCTCCGCCGTGTTTCTCTGGGACGTTATCTCTGTATATTCTATATCGCGCTTCCTCTTCACAAGATCATCGTATCTTTCCTTGCGTTCCTTTTCCACACGCAGTCTCTCAAGATTCTGTTTCTTCTCCTCTATTATACTCTGATTTATCTCCATATTTCTGCTGACGGCTTCGATGTCATCTCTGACCTTTTCTAACTCAGCATCAAACTGATCGACGCCAGATATCCTCTCCAGAAGCTTTCTGCGTTCCTGGCCAGTGTAAGATATGAAATCGTTTATATCTCCCTGGAGAACAAAGCTGTACGTCCCAAAATTGATGCCCATGGAGGCTAGTGCATCATCGATCTCAGACAGCTTCGACCTGACGCCGTTCACAAAGTAATAGGACTTCGGCTCATCCTCTATAACCAATTTGCGTTCTATCACCAGCGTTCGACCGTCGTCATTTTTGAATGTTACGGAAACGCTGCACTCATTTCCTGAACCCTTGCTCACGAGATCTAAGAGTCTGTCCGCCCTCACCGCATGTATCGATTTTGTACCAAGAACAAATAGAAGCATGTCGCCTATATTGCTCTTACCGCTTCCGTTGGGGCCGCTTATCACGTTGAGACCCTTAGTGAAATTTATCACCTTTTTCTTGCGGAAGGATTTAAAATTGTACGCTTCTATCCTCTCTATGTACGACGACAAGTCAGACCTCCTTATGACATTATCTTGAGACTATATAAATATTATGAAATCATTTTATTGCATTCATATGTTTTTCTCTGAATGCCCTCATTTCCATCTCACGGAGACACCACAGGATCTCATACAACCGCGGAGAGAAAGTCAGAAAAATCCTCTCTTCTCCGTATCAACCTATCAGTACCGTCCTCCATGATCATGACCTCTGCAGGCCTCGGTCTGCCGTTGTATCTGGAGCTCATCGAATAAACATATGCTCCCGCGCACAGAACCATCAACCTGTCGCCTTCCATGACCCTGTATGCTATTTGCCCTATGCGATCTGTATTCTCGCAGATCTGACCTGTAACGGTCATCTCTTCGCCTTCAGTCCTCTCAGACAGCGGCAGGATCGTATGTCTCGCTCCGTACAGTGCTGGCCTTATGTTGATATTCATACCAATATCTGTACCCACAAAACCATTGTGAACATCGTTGACCGTACCAATTATGATGCCGGCGTCTCCCACAATATACCTTCCAGGCTCCAGCACAAGGTGGCCAAATCCGTGCCTGGAAAATTCATCGGTCGTCATCGATCCAAGTGAAGCTATATCCAGATCCTTATCAGCGCTTGAATATGGAATTCCAAGACCCCCGCCTATATCGACAAATTCAAATTTTACTCCGGCCTCCTTTGATATCCTATCTGCAACCTTAAAAAAGCTGGAATAGGCTTCGTAAAGCTGCAGATGATTCCGGTTGTTCGATCCGATCATCATGTGTATTCCGAATTCTGAGGATCCGTCTTCCCTGGCCTTCTCATAGGCCAGGACGGCCGAATCAGGGTCCAGCCCAAATTTGGTATTCGATCCGCCGGTTGTGATGCCACCGAACTCACCCAGGCCAAACCCTGGATTTATCCTGAAGGAGATCCTTTCCATCTTTCCACGCATCTTTGAATACTGCGTGAAGCTGTTGAAATTTATCGTGATGCCTCTGTCGTATGCAAACTCAAGATCGCGCAGAGAAGCGTTATTGGGGGAATACAGTATATTTCCCGTATCTATTCCTGCAAAGATCGACATTGAGATCTCGAATGGACTCGCCGTATCCGCCCCCGAGCCCATGCCTCCAAGAAGCTCGATTATCCTCGGATTGTCATTTGCCTTCACAGAATAAAATATACTGGCCTCAGGAAAGGCCTTTTTTAGTCTGGTAAAGTTATCCCTTATTCGCCTGGCCGAGTACACGATCACTGGTGTGCCGTATATATCCGCAATCCTGTCCAGCGATACGCCGGAAATCGTGGATCTTGATCCATTATCAAATATATCGAAGACACCCATACTTCATCGCCCATCCAGCCGAAGATATACGGATTTATAAAAAAAGGAATGCTCAAACATTGCTGATAGATCGACGATAATAATATAAAATCTTTGTGAACGGATTCTAGTTTGCATATGGTACATCCATGACCGACCTCCTCCAGCACCTCACTTTATTCTTTATTACGATATTCGTATCAGCAATTCGAAAATTTATATATGGCCATGATATTACGATAAGATGAATCAAGATACGAACTTCGTAAATGGAAAACTAAGAAGAAGTTTGGGCGTCTGGGATCTCTTCTTTCTTTCCATAACCGGAATGATAGGATCCGGATGGCTCTTCGCTGCGCTTGATGCTGCGGACTATGTTGGGCCTGCATCAATCTTCACCTGGCTGATCGCCGCGCTATTCTTCTTCATCATTGCGCTGACCTATGCCGAACTGTCGGGCATGATTCCGTATTCAGGTTCCATCGTGAGGTTCAACCAGTATTCACACGGATCCATGTCCAATTTTCTCATAGGATGGGCCTATCTCATAGGCGCGGTGTCTACGGTTACCGTTGAGGCTATATCCGTTGTGACTTACACGTCCACATATATGCCTCAGTTCTACAACAGCAGCCTCGGTGTTCTGACCCCACTTGGCATCCTTGTATCGATAGTGCTGATAGCCTTCTTCTTCTTCGTTCAGTTCATAGGCGTCAACGTCTATGGCAGGATCAACACCATAATGACTGCATGGAAGCTTGCAATACCCATCATAACCATAGCCCTCATAATGTCTCTATCCTTCAATCCCAGGAACTTCTATGTCGCACATGGCTTCCTGCCCTACGGGTCATCCGCCATATTTGCGGCGCTGATACCCAGCGGCGTTGTTTATGCATTTGAGGGGTTCAGACAGGGAATAGAGTATGCCGGCGAGGCTAAGAATCCGCAGAGAGACGTACCAATAAGTCTGATAGCCGCAATGCTTGCGACCATAGGTATATACGTTGCGCTGGAGATAGCCTTCATAGGATCAATAAAATGGGGTATCATCGGCATAAGCCCTGGCGACTGGTCTGCACTCAGTAAATCCTCATGGGCATCAGGACCGTTCTACTATGCAACCCGTTATTCCGGCGTGGCCATACTTTCAGTCTTCGCAGTGGTCATTCTGATAGACGCATTCATATCCCCATTCGCATCTCTTGGCGTCTACGAAGGCACGTCAGCCAGATCGTTTTACGGAATGGCAAGGCTAAACGTCATACCAGAATTCTTCGGTTCCATACATCCAAAGTTCAGAACACCATGGGTTGGACTGATATTTACACTGATACTGTCAACGCTGTTTCTCGCACCGTTTCCCAGCTGGTATCTTATCGTTGGGATCAATGCATCGTTCACGGTCTACGCATATCTATCTGCCGGCATAACCAACACAGTCATAAGGAAGAATGCACCTGACATCAACAGGCCCTTCAAACTTCCGTTCGCATCAATACTTAGTCCGGTGGCCTTCACCGTCGCATCCATGCTCGTCTACTGGTCGGGCTTTTCCATAGTGGATTTCTTAATACTGATCGTGTACGCCGGGTTGCCTTTGATACTCCTGAGCAAATTCAGGGAGAAGATCAACCTGACGATGATGAACTCGATCTTGATATCCGCCGTATACTGGATCCTGATTGCGGTCATAGGATACTTCGGGTACACCGGCAGGCTGCCCTTCGTATATTACTGGACCATGCTTTCTGCGGTACCTTCAGCCACGTTCCTGTACGCATATGTTCGATCGAGATCGGTGGAGATCGTCTCGTCGGTATGGGTCATCGTTTACAACATAATCCTTGGAATCGTATCCTATTACGGATCACTGGGCACAGACGTCATAGGATACCCATACGATTACCTGATCTTCGCAGTACTGAGCATTGGAATATACTACCTTGCAGTTCGCACCGGATACAACACGGAGGATCTGAAGAATCTGGTCGCTTTCGGCCCCGTGGCCGAGTGACCTAACCATTTTTTATTTGCCAGAACGTTCTGAATAGAACTTGCAGTATTCTGATACGGGACAGCGATCGCACAGCGGCTTTATTGGTCTGCATATCGCCTTCCCGAACTCAACCATCATCGGGTTGAAACCTATCTGTATATCTTTTGGTATCAGATTCTCCAGATCCACAGAGGTCTCCTCCGGTGTTCTGGCTGAAGACCATCCTATCCTATGCGATATTCTGAAGACATGCGTGTCCACGGCAATTGATGGCACATGAAAGCCTTCCGCCAGCACCACCTTGGCAGTCTTGAGACCTACCCCTCGAAGCGAGGTGAGATCATCGATACTTTCCGGAACCTTCCCACCATAACGATCCCTGATTATTCGTGCTATCTCAACTATCTTCTTGCTCTTCACACGCCAGAATCCAACCTTCCCAATTATGCGTCCAACATCTTCTGGATCTGCATTAGCAAGGCTATCCACGTCCCTGTACCTTTCGAAAAGGGATCTGGCGGCTGCATCCGTGGTTTCGTCCTTCGTTCTCTGCGAGAGAACCGTGGTGATGAGCATCCAGAATGGATCTGTGAAGACAAACCTGTGTGCAGGAACGGATCTCCTTATCCTCTCCACCATTTCTCTTATAGCATCGGGACTCCTGTTATCCTTCAAGCTTCCACCCGCAGATATTCGCTTATCTCCCTGTATTCCAGCCTGACATCTCCAAGAGAATCCGCATAAGCCCTTGCGAGATTAACGTTCATGATCAGGGGAACGCCTCGCATTATACAGAGCCGTCTTATTCTAAAACCATCTCTGACCGCTCCTGTGCTCATCTCCGTGGTATTTATCACCATATCGATGGCACCTGATGAAAGTAGATCGAGGATCTTAGGTTCCCTTCTGTCCCTTATCCTGTACAGCGTCTGCGCCTTGATGCCATGATCCCGGAGATATATGGACGTTCCTGCGGTTGCGTATATGGTTATTCCCTTTTCCTGCAGGATCCTTGCTGTTTCAAGGATCCTTGGTTTATCCTCGTCCCTGACCGTTATCAGGACGGATCTCACATCCTTCTGCAGGCTCTTTCTCAGGGCCTCAGGCAGCGTTCTCCCAGGATACATGGCCTCCCCCGTTGACTTCATCTCTGGACCGAATACAACGTCCATATCCTGGAATTTAGAGAAAGGAAAGACAGATACCTTGACAAAATAGCTGGATGCTTCGATTCGCATTGGACGTAGCGGACTGCCCATCATGCATTCGACCGCAAGGCGAACCCAGTCCATGCCAGTGGCCTTGGATATGAAGGGCAGCGACCTGCTGGATCTTGCGTTCAGCTCGATGACGTAAACGTCTTCACCCCTTACGGCTATCTGCAGATTTGAGAGACCGATGAGCCTGAACTCCTTAACCAGGCTTTCCACTATCCTTTCGATCCTTTCCCTTACCCTCTTATTCACCATGTCTGGACCGTATATCATCGTGGCATCTCCAGAATGTACTCCAGCCTCCTCTATGTGCACCAGCACTCCGCAGATGCTGTACGATGATCCGTCCGATACGAAGTCCACATCCATCTCAGTCGCATTTTCAAGATATTTGCTGACAAGAACGTTCCTGGAGACCGCGAAAATTTCCCTTGCCCTCTCTGCAAGATAATCCATGTCGTATATTATCTCCATGGATCTGCCACCTATCACATGGCTGGAACGCAGTATAATTGGCAGACCGAGCGTCAGAGCCTTCTTAACAGTGTCGTTCTCGTTCTCAGCAATGGCAAAGGGCGGTTGCAGTATCTGAAGAGATTCCAAAGTTCGTGAAAATACTGTTCTGTCTTCAACCCGCTCAATGTCTTCTGTGGATGTTCCCAGCACGATGGATCTACCAAGTATATCCTCTATCCTTCTGGCTATATTCTGGCCCGTCTGCCCTGAAAACTGCACTATCAGCCCGGAGCATGATGTCTTAACTATAACGTTAACGATGTATTCGGGCGTGACAGGCTCGAAGAAGAGCGCATCAGAGATATCGAAATCCGTGGAAACAGTCTCTGGATTGGAATTCAGCATTATGCTCTTATAGCCCATATCGCGCAATGCAAGTATTGCCTTCACAGATCCGTAGTCAAACTCGAGTCCCTGAGCTATCCTGTTTGGACCGGATCCTATTATCATGACAGAGTTCTTCAGATCCGGAATTTCATCCTCATCCTCATAGGTTGAATACATATATGGGACGATGACCTCGAATTCTCCTGAGCATGTGTCTATCCTCTTGTAGACTGGCATTATGTTTTTATCGATCCTGTAGCGGGTTATATCATCGGCCGGGATCCCGCAGAAGCTCGAGATTATCTCATCCGGTATACCAATCTTCTTCAGCTGCATCAGATTCTCAGGTATGTGACCCAGATCTATGTTTCTTAGAAGCCTCACGATGTTGTTCATCTTGTGTATGAAATATTCGTCATATCCTGACAGGCGTGACATTTTCTTTATGTCGAAGTTCCTGAAGAGACCCTCGAACACAGCGAGCATCCTCCTGTCATTGGGTTTCTCGATGAGGGCCCACAGATCATCGTCCTTCAGACGCAGCCGTATGGAGGTTGCGAAGGAGTTGTCAAGGCTGGCCATGGCCTTCATCAGCGCCTCCTCAAATGTGCGACCTATACCCATGACCTCGCCGATGGATTTCATCTGCACGCCTATGGTGCGATCAACCGAGAATTTATCGAACGGCCATCTGGGAATCTTAACGGTTACGTAGTCCAGCGAAGGCTCGAAGGCAGCATAGGTATTCTTGGTTATTGGATTCACGATCTCGTGAAGACCATAGCCCGCTGCTATCTTTGCCGCTATTCGCGCTATCGGATATCCTGTGGCCTTGGATGCCAGCGCTGAGGATCTGGATGTTCTGGGATTGACCTCAATTATGTAGTATTTTCCCTCAGACAGCGCAAACTGTATATTGCATGCACCCTGTATACCAAGTCCTGATATTATGCGAATGGCAGAATCTCTCAGCATCTGATATTCGATGTCGCTTAGCGTCTGCGAGGGCGTGACCACTATGCTCTCGCCTGTGTGGACACCCATTGGATCTATATTCTCCATGTTGCAAACCGTTATACAGTTTCCAAAGGAATCGCGTATGACCTCGTACTCTATCTCCTTCATACCCTCTAGAGATTCGTTGACCTCAACGTAATCAACATCGAAGGATCTGAAGATACTCTCAGCCATGGATCTCAGAGCCTCCCTGTTACGTGCTATGTTTCCACCCGTACCTCCCAGTGAAAACGATGTCCTGACTATGACCGGTCTGTCCGGAATTGCCGCGATATCATCCTCAAAATTCTCTCTCCTTATCTTATACCGCGCAGGTTGCGGTTCATTCAGCTTCAGAAGGAATTCGTAGAACTTCTCCCTGTCCTCCGCAAGCTCTATGGATTCAACTGGTGTACCAATGATCTTTATGCCGTATCTGTCCAAAACGCCAGCCCTCTTAAGCTTCACCGCAAGATTAAGCGCAGTTTGACCGCCCATATGCGGTTCTATGGCGTCTATATTCTCCTTCTCTATGATGCGTTCTACGGCTTCCACCGTTATGGGCTCAATGTAAACCCGGTCAGCAATGCGGTGATCTGTCTGTATCGTTGCGGGATTTGAATTGAGCAGGACAACGTAGTAGCCCTCCTCGCGAAGAGAGAGGCAGGCCTGCGATCCTGAATAATCAAATTCGGCTGCCTGCCCGATCACGACCGGACCGGAGCCTATCACCAGTATCCTGTGGATGTCATCTCTTCGCGGCATCTGTTCTCCTCCTCATCTCTGAAAAGAACCATCTTGTGTCATGGGGTCCAGGCGACGCCTCAGGATGATACTGAACGGCCATCATCATCTCGTCCTCTATCATCTCTACAGTACCATCATTAACGTCTCTTTCCGTGACGTGGAAATCCCTTATCGTGTCTGGATCGACTGCATATCCATGGTTGTGCGTGGTTATGAATACCCTTCTGCCGTCGCTCACCGCATGGTTTGATCCCCTGTGGCCGAACTTCATCTTGTACGTCTTCGATCCATAGGCAAGCGCTATTATCTGCAGACCGAAACATATACCGAATACAGGTTTTCTTCCCAGGTTCTTCCTGATAAATTCTACCACTGGCTTCAGCGATGGGTGTTGCGGATCGCCAGGTCCATTGGAGACGAAGATCGCATCATAGTGATCTATGGAATCAAGATCCGAATCCGGCGACGCCACGGTGAGAGAGAAGTAGTTGAGCATCATATCGCGAAGCGTCTTCTTAGAACCTAAATCGATGAAAAGTATGCGTTCTTCACTGCCACCCTTAATATTCCTGATGCCCGTGCTGTCAAGTGCCTTTGTCACAAGATTCTCGTTCATAGGATCTGGGAAGTCGTTGACTGCCTCCGGATCATCGGTTATGTAGGCCTTGAGAACGCCTCCCTGTCTTATCTTTCTGACTATGAACCTGGTATCTACACCGTCTATGGCAGGAATACCCTCGTCCCTCAGAAAGCGATCGAAATCCCCTCCGAGAGGGCCTGCCGGCAGCTCCATATGGGCATCTCTCGTGATCACCCCGGATACCTTCACCCTCTCGCTCTCCATGACGCCTTTGTGCAGTTCATAGTTTGAAATGGTGGGAGAGGCAAAGACCAGTATCTGTCCAACGTAGGATGGATCGGTCAGGCTCTCAAGATAACCTGTCATTGACGTTGTGAAAACGAGCTCTCCATATCCGGTGACGGGAGAACCGTATCCAGAACCAACGATGACGGCCCCGTCCTCGGTTATCAAGTATCGCTTCATTTCAACCTTTTCCTCGGGTATTGCCTATCATTTAATAAATTTTGCATGATTGCGCTATAGCTGGGTTCATTCTTCCCTGATCTTCAGTATCTACTCGTAGGGACCAACAAGGCTAAGGATTCTCCAGATGATCGTAACGATCCTGAATCCATGCACGAAGTCCACAGCATAGGCTGGATCTATCGAGACAAGCGCACCGTAAAGTATGCCAGATATAGGCGCCTTCGAAATGTATGTCGCAGTATGATTGATGCAATAATTATGACGAAAAGCTGTCCGAGGGACCGCATCTTTCCTAAGAAGCCGGTTACTATGTCGGAGAATCTTGGATCAATGGAGCCCATGCTTGCATGCATCCCTGTCTGCATGCAATCTGTATACGCTTTCACCCGCAATACTTGAGGCAGATTGCAGAGGCGTTCATAACCAGTACCTGACTGGCTTTAGTATGGAAGTATCCTGCTCGGCTTCTATGAAGGGCTTATCCTCAGGACTTTCCATATCTCTCATCTTCCCATCAAAACATATATATTTCTCGCGATTCATCTCATCCTAAAGGTCGGAGCATTTTTGCTCTTTCTCGCAATATCTGAGCTTCGGAATGGCAAAATACGATGGCGCTGGATCGAAAAGGTGTCAGGAACGAACCGATAGAGATTGTCATGAGTATGAGACCTCCTCTCAGTGGATCCGCTTCGCCTGAATCCGGAATCTATCAGCATTCTTATAATTGTGCTGCATAGGGAATTTCTCCTTTTTGAGAATAATAAATGACACCTAGATATTTTCATTCGGTTGATAATCTTTGGTTATGCATGAGCGATTTAGGAAATGCATAGATGCAGCTAAACGGTCAGCTAAGAGGGGGCCATGGAAAATGGCCTGTTAAAAAATATTTAAGTAAAAGGTCTCAATTAGGTCTTACCTCTTTCAGAATGCCCCGGTAGTGTAGTGGCCTATCATACAGGCCTGTCGAGCCTGTGACATGGGTTCAAATCCCGTCCGGGGCGCTTATGATCCTTCGGGTTCGCAATCTTTTCGGTGGGTCCAAAGTCAAGGTCTATCCTGCGAACCGAGGAAATTGCGTCTTCCACAGATTCCTGAATGTACTCTTTGGTCGTCTCAAACTTCGCATGTCTCATCAGGATTCGTATCCTTTCCAAGTCGATCCCATGCGTATATAGGTATCTAGCGAAGAACCGTCTAGCGCGGTGCGCAGAGAAATCGATGCCCGCCTTCTCTGCTATCTGATGGATCTCCTGTCTTATCCCGTTGTATGTCATCGGCTCCCCCATCTGATTTGTGAAGAGCCTGTTCGTACCGTTGGACACCCTGACCTTCAGGTAGTCGCTTAGAGCCCTGGATACGGACGGCATCAGGTAAAGCTTCGCTGCCTTCTGCCCCTTCCCTATGACGTCTATGACGTCGCCGTGTATGTCGTCTACAGTTAGCGACGAGAGCTCTGCGAGCCTTGCGCCGGTTTTGAAGAGCAGCTCTATGATGAGCACCTTCCTCTGCTTTGTATACCCGAACGTTTTCGCGGCTTCAATGAGAACGGAATAATCGTCCCTGGACGCGATAGGTCTGTTGAGGGTGTGCTGCTCTCTGAAGAACTTTATCTTAGGCTGGTTCATGTAGACTAGAACGCGGTTGTAGGCCTTGATGTACGTGTTTATGGTGCGGTCTAGAACGCCCCTTTTCCTGCTCTCGCGTATCCATGCCCTGAACGAGTCCCTGTCCTCGAGCTTAATCCCGTTCCTCTCCAGATAGCGAAGGGATCGCATGGTGTTCGCTATGGTCTTCGGCTTGAAGTTCTCGTACAGCCAATCCTCGAATGCCTCCATGTCCATCAATGCACCACCCTTATGATGTGCCCGTCTCGATCCTTCCAGTACTCGGTCACGCGGCCTGTATTAAGATCTAATTCGCTGTAGACGTAT from Thermoplasma sp. Kam2015 includes the following:
- the carA gene encoding glutamine-hydrolyzing carbamoyl-phosphate synthase small subunit, producing the protein MKRYLITEDGAVIVGSGYGSPVTGYGELVFTTSMTGYLESLTDPSYVGQILVFASPTISNYELHKGVMESERVKVSGVITRDAHMELPAGPLGGDFDRFLRDEGIPAIDGVDTRFIVRKIRQGGVLKAYITDDPEAVNDFPDPMNENLVTKALDSTGIRNIKGGSEERILFIDLGSKKTLRDMMLNYFSLTVASPDSDLDSIDHYDAIFVSNGPGDPQHPSLKPVVEFIRKNLGRKPVFGICFGLQIIALAYGSKTYKMKFGHRGSNHAVSDGRRVFITTHNHGYAVDPDTIRDFHVTERDVNDGTVEMIEDEMMMAVQYHPEASPGPHDTRWFFSEMRRRTDAAKR
- a CDS encoding APC family permease, with product MNQDTNFVNGKLRRSLGVWDLFFLSITGMIGSGWLFAALDAADYVGPASIFTWLIAALFFFIIALTYAELSGMIPYSGSIVRFNQYSHGSMSNFLIGWAYLIGAVSTVTVEAISVVTYTSTYMPQFYNSSLGVLTPLGILVSIVLIAFFFFVQFIGVNVYGRINTIMTAWKLAIPIITIALIMSLSFNPRNFYVAHGFLPYGSSAIFAALIPSGVVYAFEGFRQGIEYAGEAKNPQRDVPISLIAAMLATIGIYVALEIAFIGSIKWGIIGISPGDWSALSKSSWASGPFYYATRYSGVAILSVFAVVILIDAFISPFASLGVYEGTSARSFYGMARLNVIPEFFGSIHPKFRTPWVGLIFTLILSTLFLAPFPSWYLIVGINASFTVYAYLSAGITNTVIRKNAPDINRPFKLPFASILSPVAFTVASMLVYWSGFSIVDFLILIVYAGLPLILLSKFREKINLTMMNSILISAVYWILIAVIGYFGYTGRLPFVYYWTMLSAVPSATFLYAYVRSRSVEIVSSVWVIVYNIILGIVSYYGSLGTDVIGYPYDYLIFAVLSIGIYYLAVRTGYNTEDLKNLVAFGPVAE
- the lysA gene encoding diaminopimelate decarboxylase, with protein sequence MGVFDIFDNGSRSTISGVSLDRIADIYGTPVIVYSARRIRDNFTRLKKAFPEASIFYSVKANDNPRIIELLGGMGSGADTASPFEISMSIFAGIDTGNILYSPNNASLRDLEFAYDRGITINFNSFTQYSKMRGKMERISFRINPGFGLGEFGGITTGGSNTKFGLDPDSAVLAYEKAREDGSSEFGIHMMIGSNNRNHLQLYEAYSSFFKVADRISKEAGVKFEFVDIGGGLGIPYSSADKDLDIASLGSMTTDEFSRHGFGHLVLEPGRYIVGDAGIIIGTVNDVHNGFVGTDIGMNINIRPALYGARHTILPLSERTEGEEMTVTGQICENTDRIGQIAYRVMEGDRLMVLCAGAYVYSMSSRYNGRPRPAEVMIMEDGTDRLIRRREDFSDFLSAVV
- the nth gene encoding endonuclease III, with product MKDNRSPDAIREMVERIRRSVPAHRFVFTDPFWMLITTVLSQRTKDETTDAAARSLFERYRDVDSLANADPEDVGRIIGKVGFWRVKSKKIVEIARIIRDRYGGKVPESIDDLTSLRGVGLKTAKVVLAEGFHVPSIAVDTHVFRISHRIGWSSARTPEETSVDLENLIPKDIQIGFNPMMVEFGKAICRPIKPLCDRCPVSEYCKFYSERSGK
- the carB gene encoding carbamoyl-phosphate synthase (glutamine-hydrolyzing) large subunit; the protein is MPRRDDIHRILVIGSGPVVIGQAAEFDYSGSQACLSLREEGYYVVLLNSNPATIQTDHRIADRVYIEPITVEAVERIIEKENIDAIEPHMGGQTALNLAVKLKRAGVLDRYGIKIIGTPVESIELAEDREKFYEFLLKLNEPQPARYKIRRENFEDDIAAIPDRPVIVRTSFSLGGTGGNIARNREALRSMAESIFRSFDVDYVEVNESLEGMKEIEYEVIRDSFGNCITVCNMENIDPMGVHTGESIVVTPSQTLSDIEYQMLRDSAIRIISGLGIQGACNIQFALSEGKYYIIEVNPRTSRSSALASKATGYPIARIAAKIAAGYGLHEIVNPITKNTYAAFEPSLDYVTVKIPRWPFDKFSVDRTIGVQMKSIGEVMGIGRTFEEALMKAMASLDNSFATSIRLRLKDDDLWALIEKPNDRRMLAVFEGLFRNFDIKKMSRLSGYDEYFIHKMNNIVRLLRNIDLGHIPENLMQLKKIGIPDEIISSFCGIPADDITRYRIDKNIMPVYKRIDTCSGEFEVIVPYMYSTYEDEDEIPDLKNSVMIIGSGPNRIAQGLEFDYGSVKAILALRDMGYKSIMLNSNPETVSTDFDISDALFFEPVTPEYIVNVIVKTSCSGLIVQFSGQTGQNIARRIEDILGRSIVLGTSTEDIERVEDRTVFSRTLESLQILQPPFAIAENENDTVKKALTLGLPIILRSSHVIGGRSMEIIYDMDYLAERAREIFAVSRNVLVSKYLENATEMDVDFVSDGSSYSICGVLVHIEEAGVHSGDATMIYGPDMVNKRVRERIERIVESLVKEFRLIGLSNLQIAVRGEDVYVIELNARSSRSLPFISKATGMDWVRLAVECMMGSPLRPMRIEASSYFVKVSVFPFSKFQDMDVVFGPEMKSTGEAMYPGRTLPEALRKSLQKDVRSVLITVRDEDKPRILETARILQEKGITIYATAGTSIYLRDHGIKAQTLYRIRDRREPKILDLLSSGAIDMVINTTEMSTGAVRDGFRIRRLCIMRGVPLIMNVNLARAYADSLGDVRLEYREISEYLRVEA